The Rosa rugosa chromosome 1, drRosRugo1.1, whole genome shotgun sequence genomic sequence cataaaaaaaaataaaaaaagcttaATCCgacccaatccaatccaattaaagatggtttgtttcggtcggttaggcggttttgacctatataatattaacatgctatttatgaaaaaattcatAGTAAAAATTCAATCTTGATAATTGACATTATGTTAAATTATCTAAATTTAAAATCCAACaattaaaatccaaaacatataGTCAAAAACTAAAATCTAAATTAGATTCAAAGTGATTCACTTATTTAATGACTTAGCCATTAGTACTAGCTTAATATGATAGTATTAAAGGtcaaagaatgagagattgaAAGATCAGAGACGTGATGTGAGAGGATCAAAAAAATTGTAGCTATTATATACTAAGGTTTTAGGCCTTTGGGTCTTGAATTCAATATGGTAGTATATcatttgagaataaagttataactggagatttagaacttacttagaacaaaccggacaaatgaatatatatttattttgcgtatatataaaaaaaactttttcaTTTATATTTCAAACATATCGATCGGTTCGGGTTCTGCGGTTTAAGCacaagagaaaccaaaccaacccaaTTCATAAATGGTTTGTTTCGGTATTGaactgattttcaatttttaaagttaaaaaaccttaaccaaaccatattttTCGGTCAGTTTTGGCCGGTTTGTACCATATTTTGCACACCCCTATATATCACATAGAAtgttaaagagagagagagagagagagagagagagagagagagagagagagagagagagagagagagagagagagagagagagaatttatATAATCATCTAATCTTATATGTGTTCTaataagaagaaaataaaaaggccTGTAGCTGCCACGTCGATTAGctatacttttttgttttttgtttttttatgttttatatcAAAAAAGACTCAAAATTATGGAACATGaccaacaaaagaaagaaaaatcttcGTTGAAAAACTTAGGAAatataagaaatgaaaaaacattggaaaaaaattagaaagacaCAAGAATCAAAATATACAAGaatcaagagttttttttttccatattaATAGATAGCATTTAATACGGTCAAACATAAATAAGGGTAAAACATGGAATGAAATTAGctgtttttttttaaggtaGTAAATACGTAGATTGTAATTATAAATGAATCCACATGGTAGAAGATAAGTGGGGAATGTAGAAAGGGAAAAGTTAGAAGGGAAAGTTGGTAGTATTCCTCAGTAGTAGCAGTTGAAGTGGTAGAAAGTCTAACTTATTGTGATATTTCATTAAATGAAGTGGCTGTGAGCAGTAATTTCAAATAAATACAAAAACATGATGATTGGCGCTTTCACGCTTTCATTTCCAACAATAATTACAAACTTATAATTTCATTTTAACTTCTTCTAAATTCTAATTAGAGAAAATGACTGGATTTAATGTTTGTCACTTTAATTGTTGACCAGGTTCGAACCCTAAGATTAATGAATATTTCTTTGTACACATCGATCATTATAAGTTTTGATGCTAGTATAAGTAATTTTAGTAGGGAGTGTGGCCGTAATTTTTGTTCTTTCACTCTAATATTTTATCATTTTGGACTTTCTCCAGTCACGACTTTAATGGAACTCAATACTTTCAGATATTAGTTTTTGTAAAGCTTCTCTGGTAGCAATAATATTTACTTTTTCGATGCAAAGATCTAGCTAATTAAGTTAAATGATGGATACTCAAACTGCAGGGAGACTCAGTTCAAACACAAGGCAAACAGGGGAGATCCTAATCAATGGACATAAACAAGCACTGGCTTATGGAACTTCTGTACGTACAAAAATGACAAAAACTCCTTTTTTTCTTACATACGCTTAGGGCTaataatgaataaaacaaaataaacaggCATATGTGACACAAGATGATACTCTAATCACAACATTAACAGTCGAAGAAGCCGTATACTACTCAGCTCAGCTGCAATTACCAGACTCCATGTCCAAGtcggaaaagaaagagagagcacAGGTAACGATAAGAGAGATGGGTTTGCAAGATGCCATGAACACGAGGATCGGAGGTTGGGGAGCCAAAGGCCTCAGTGGCGGCCAAAAGAGAAGAGTCAGCATTTGCATTGAGCTTCTTACGCGACCAAAGCTTCTCTTCTTGGACGAGCCAACAAGCGGGCTTGACAGCGCGGCGTCTTATTATGTGATGAGCCGAATTGCAAATCTTGGTTGTCATAAATCCTCGCAGAGGACTATTGTTGCTTCCATCCATCAGCCTAGCTCTGAAGTCTTTCAACTCTTTGACAATCTTTGTCTTCTGTCTTCGGGTAGAACTGTGTATTTCGGTCCTGCTTCTGCAGCCAATGAGGTGAGTTTGTCAAAGCTTTCAGAATTAATGATGTAGAGTTTTCAGAATTGATCGAGTAGTTAGTAACTAATTTTACTACTGCTGCTCCCTATCTTCAATGGAAAACAGTTTTTTGCTTCAAGTGGTTTCCCATGCCCAACTCTTCAAAATCCATCAGATCACTTCCTGAAGACCATAAACAAAGATTTTGAGCAGGTAAGCCATCTCGTAGTGTTTTCAAAAATGGTTTTAGCACGTACCATACTCTAATTAATTGTACATACAGGACATTGAGAAAGGCATGGCTGGAACCACACCCGCAGAGGAAGCCATTGATACTCTAATAAAGTCTTACAAATCATCCGAAAATTATCACCAACTTCAAAGACATATAGCTGAACTACATAAGAAGGTATAAGCTGAGAACATAATGCAATCAAATTCACCATACCTATAAAATCGTCAATTGCAGCTAACAGAATGATTTGATTTACATGAAATGAATATAGAATTGTGAAGCATTAGAAAGAAGAAGCCATGCTGGCTTTCTTACACAATCTTTCGTGCTTACAAGAAGATCGTTCGTGAACATGTACAGAGATCGAGGGTACTACTGGTTGCGCCTTGTTATCTACACCGGCATAGCTGTAGGCTTAGGCGTCATCTATCATGATCTTGGACATACTTATAGATCGATCCAGGTAAGAAATTGATCGAGAGAGAGATATCTATCTGTGTGCGCGTGTTATGGAAGTGATTTTGGGACCTCATATTTCTTCATATTTGGAAAAATGCACTCCATTTTTAACTACTAGCAAAGTTAGATttgtccaaaaataaaaaataaataactattTACAGAGTTAGAGGTGAAGTGCAACTGTGAAATTTGAGTACCAAAATCACCCTACAAAAATTAATGACACCATGCATCTTATTATCTTAAGTAGAAGAATTTGATTCATTTCACGGTGGCAAATTAtttactctctttttttttcaggCAAGAGGCTCGATGCTCTCGTTTATAGCTTCATTTTTAACTTTCATGGCCATTGGTGGATTTCCTTCCTTTGTGGAAGACATGAAGGTATTCGTTTTCGCATTTAGCACAATTCAAATGTGATGCAAATCAACTTAATTAAATGGAATATTAATTCGGTGTAGGAACATTCATAAGTTCTCTTGTATTTGAACCCTTTGATTGTAAATTTAGGAGTAGGTTTGACTCATACTCTTGTGCATGTCAGGTATTTGAACGCGAGAGACTAAACGGGCACTATGGTGTTAGTGCATTTGTTTTCGGCAACACATTTTCCTCGGTCCCTTTCTTGATGTTAATTTCACTGATTCCTGGAGCAACAGCATATTACCTTGCCAGGCTTCACAGTGGATTCGAACACTTCTTCTACTTTGCTTCTGCACTATTTGCTTGCATAATGCTGGTTGAGAGCCTAATGATGATAATTGCGAGCATCGTGCCAAACTACCTGATGGGCATAATAGCTGGTGCTGGTATCCAAGGTGTAATGATTTTATGCGGTGGATTCTTCCAGCTGCCAAATGATCTCCCGGATGTTTTGTTCAAGTACCCATTATATCACATTGCTTTCCACAAGTATGCATTCCAGGGAATGTTTAAGAATGAATTTTCACGAACAAGATTTCCAAACGACAATCTTCTCGGAATGAGTTCCTCTAAATGGCTCAGTGGTGAACGCATTTTGAAAGATAAATGGCAGGTGGAAATGGGTTACTCCAAATGGGTTGATCTTGCTATCTTGTTAGGAATGGTAGTTCTGTATCGAATTTTGTTCTTCGTTATCATCAAGACCACTGAGAAAGTGAAGACTATTACCTCAGCTCTTCTGTCCGTGGCTCCCAAGCGAAGCATGCAAGTAC encodes the following:
- the LOC133725761 gene encoding ABC transporter G family member 1-like, producing MASGRFHSNVRHIDATFENEYDTSNPTGLLEIETVARGASFLEIETVAGGASFRKQNRNHVVPLTVGDVGVSLTWQDLWVRVQGRSCRSILQGLTGYAKPGQLLAIMGPSGCGKSTLLDALAGRLSSNTRQTGEILINGHKQALAYGTSAYVTQDDTLITTLTVEEAVYYSAQLQLPDSMSKSEKKERAQVTIREMGLQDAMNTRIGGWGAKGLSGGQKRRVSICIELLTRPKLLFLDEPTSGLDSAASYYVMSRIANLGCHKSSQRTIVASIHQPSSEVFQLFDNLCLLSSGRTVYFGPASAANEFFASSGFPCPTLQNPSDHFLKTINKDFEQDIEKGMAGTTPAEEAIDTLIKSYKSSENYHQLQRHIAELHKKNCEALERRSHAGFLTQSFVLTRRSFVNMYRDRGYYWLRLVIYTGIAVGLGVIYHDLGHTYRSIQARGSMLSFIASFLTFMAIGGFPSFVEDMKVFERERLNGHYGVSAFVFGNTFSSVPFLMLISLIPGATAYYLARLHSGFEHFFYFASALFACIMLVESLMMIIASIVPNYLMGIIAGAGIQGVMILCGGFFQLPNDLPDVLFKYPLYHIAFHKYAFQGMFKNEFSRTRFPNDNLLGMSSSKWLSGERILKDKWQVEMGYSKWVDLAILLGMVVLYRILFFVIIKTTEKVKTITSALLSVAPKRSMQVLVNPSSTPLHG